Proteins from a genomic interval of Kitasatospora kifunensis:
- a CDS encoding uridine kinase family protein, with product MEYPHGPAPETSELAALADHLRALPPSCGAVRLVAVDGHAGSGKTTFADRLSRALGGAPVVHLDDLATHQEFFGWTGRLRDWVLKPLAQGDSARFEAYDWGARHFQGAREIAPAPVVLLEGVGAGRRAVRPALAALIWMELPAADANARGLRRDGPQLAAFWARWSSAENAHFAVDPSRPYADLLVDGRTGEPLPPAVARGSSVRDRPAGGPAKRPLDR from the coding sequence ATGGAGTACCCGCACGGCCCAGCGCCCGAGACATCGGAGCTGGCCGCCCTCGCCGATCACCTGCGCGCACTGCCGCCGTCCTGTGGCGCGGTGCGACTGGTCGCGGTGGACGGCCACGCGGGCAGCGGCAAGACCACCTTCGCCGACCGGCTGTCGCGGGCGCTGGGCGGCGCACCGGTGGTGCACCTGGACGACCTCGCCACCCACCAGGAGTTCTTCGGCTGGACCGGACGGCTGCGGGACTGGGTGCTGAAGCCGCTGGCCCAGGGCGACAGCGCCCGCTTCGAGGCATACGACTGGGGTGCCCGGCACTTCCAGGGAGCGCGCGAGATCGCGCCCGCTCCGGTGGTGCTGCTGGAGGGGGTGGGTGCCGGGCGGCGGGCGGTGCGGCCCGCGCTCGCCGCGCTGATCTGGATGGAGCTGCCCGCCGCCGACGCCAACGCGCGCGGACTGCGGCGCGACGGCCCGCAGCTCGCCGCTTTCTGGGCACGCTGGTCGAGCGCCGAGAACGCGCACTTCGCCGTCGATCCGAGTCGTCCGTATGCGGACCTGCTGGTGGACGGACGCACCGGTGAACCGCTCCCACCGGCCGTGGCGCGGGGGAGCTCGGTGCGCGATCGACCTGCCGGCGGACCCGCTAAGCGGCCGCTTGACCGGTAG
- a CDS encoding acyl-CoA dehydrogenase family protein: MNAAPPKPVERRLPSEEARELLALTRELVDRELRPRAAEDEAAGRFPREVFRTLGQAGLLSLPYPQEYGGGEQPYEVYLQVLEELAAGWLAVGLGVSVHTLSCHALAGFGTEEQRKRWLPGMLGGTQLGAYCLSEPQSGSDAAALRTRADQAADGSGDYLVHGTKAWITHGGQADFYSAIVRTGEDGPHGISCLLIPGDAPKLSAAPPEHKMGMNSSPTAQLHFDGVPVAADRLIGEQGQGFQIALAALDSGRLGIAACAIGVAQSALDLAVEYARNRRQFGRPIADFQGLSFMLADMATQIEAGRALYLAAARRRDEGLAFSKEAAMAKLFCTDTAMRVTTDAVQVLGGYGYTQDFPAERFMREAKVLQIVEGTNQIQRLVIGRHLTRG; this comes from the coding sequence ATGAACGCCGCACCCCCCAAGCCCGTGGAGCGCCGGCTGCCCAGCGAGGAGGCCCGAGAACTGCTCGCGCTGACCCGCGAGCTGGTCGACCGGGAGCTGCGGCCCCGGGCCGCCGAGGACGAGGCAGCCGGTCGCTTCCCCCGCGAGGTCTTCCGGACCCTGGGCCAGGCGGGCCTGCTCTCGCTGCCGTACCCGCAGGAGTACGGCGGCGGCGAGCAGCCGTACGAGGTCTACCTCCAGGTGCTCGAGGAGCTGGCCGCCGGCTGGCTCGCGGTCGGGCTCGGGGTCAGCGTGCACACCCTCTCCTGCCACGCGCTGGCCGGCTTCGGCACCGAGGAGCAGCGCAAGCGCTGGCTGCCCGGGATGCTCGGCGGCACCCAACTCGGCGCGTACTGCCTCTCCGAGCCGCAGTCCGGCTCCGACGCCGCCGCGCTGCGCACCCGGGCCGATCAGGCGGCCGACGGCAGCGGCGACTACCTGGTGCACGGCACCAAGGCCTGGATCACCCACGGCGGCCAGGCCGACTTCTACAGCGCGATCGTGCGCACCGGCGAGGACGGCCCACACGGGATCAGCTGCCTGCTGATCCCGGGTGACGCGCCGAAGCTCTCCGCCGCGCCGCCCGAGCACAAGATGGGCATGAACAGCTCGCCCACCGCCCAACTGCACTTCGACGGCGTCCCGGTGGCCGCCGACCGGCTGATCGGCGAGCAGGGCCAGGGGTTCCAGATCGCGCTCGCCGCGCTGGACTCGGGCCGCCTGGGCATCGCGGCCTGCGCGATCGGAGTGGCCCAGTCCGCGCTGGACCTGGCCGTGGAGTACGCCCGCAACCGCCGGCAGTTCGGCCGCCCGATCGCCGACTTCCAGGGGCTGTCCTTCATGCTCGCGGACATGGCCACCCAGATCGAGGCCGGGCGCGCGCTCTACCTGGCCGCCGCCCGCCGCCGCGACGAGGGCCTCGCCTTCTCGAAGGAGGCCGCGATGGCCAAGCTCTTCTGCACCGACACCGCGATGCGGGTGACCACCGACGCCGTCCAGGTGCTCGGCGGCTACGGCTACACCCAGGACTTCCCGGCCGAGCGGTTCATGCGCGAGGCCAAGGTGCTGCAGATAGTGG